Below is a genomic region from Brassica rapa cultivar Chiifu-401-42 chromosome A08, CAAS_Brap_v3.01, whole genome shotgun sequence.
tttttttaactcaacatCAACTTATCATTAGCCAAATGTTTTGATACAAACAATTGCGACCACAATGCCTCAAGAGGCTTTAACCACAATGTGATATATGGAAGTAGATGTAGCATCATCTAAGATCACTTATTTGGATCCTACATTGCCTCATCTAACTACCTATCACTTTGACCACCATGGAAACAAATTCACTTTACCAAAATGGTGAAAATGAACTGTCCCTTAAACCACTAATTACACGAGCATTGACTAAAACTGAAAACTAGACTTAACAGATGAATTCCAAACTAAGACCTCGCTGGAGATCACCACTTAATTGACATTCAGAACTTGGATCATACCAACTCAACGCCAAGGCGCATACTTCACCCTCAAGTCCCGTCCAGATATCAGTCGTACTCCAGCCTTATTATATGGATTCCAAGCCAAAAGAACCACATAATGAGAAGAAACCTTAGTTGCAGATTTCTTTTCAAACGCAGAAACGGGTTCCCCACCAAACTGGTGCGTAAACTGCCACACAAGACCTTCCATCACGAGTTCCTAGTCTTGACTCCAAAACCGAGCCGCCGGAACAGAACGAAACAACATCTCCAAGAGCATGAGTTTCAGTTCTTCCGGAATGAAGAAAAGACGGGTTCAGATGTCGAATCCAACCGGAGCTCATCCACTAACACCTGCAAAAGAACACTGAAGCTCGGAGGAGAGCGACGACGGCACAGATTAGACATCTACGGAGGTACACGGAGCGACAAGGGGAAAATAGCTCCATCCAAAATCCAACCCTAAAAGCCGACCTCCGATAACGACACCTTCCTGACTCAACTCGCTGTGACTCCAGAAGCTCGGAAACCGCACTACACGGCCAGATCTGAGATCTGAAGAGCCGAAGAAGCCAGAGTTCACACGCATCTCGCTGAGGGGAAGGGACGTTAACGAAGGCAAAAGGAAAAGGAGAAAAAAGAAGGTAAAGGGTGACTCTCCGGCGACGACACAGCGACAACGCCGCCGGAGAAACGCGGCGGGCTAGGGTTTCTactgactctctctctctctctctctctctctctctctctcggttaAAAGGCTCCAATTCCCCTAGTTTCTGTTGTGTTGTGTTTTTTTAATGTGTACTTATATTTCTCCAAAAGTACTACTTGGATACTTTTTAATATCACtagtatttttaatgttaaattgcAATATTGGTGTAGTGactaagagcatcattatcctaCATCCTTGAAATTGGTCTCTTAATTAtattctaaataacaaaatattattattttagttgatTATGTTTAAgcaattaaatttaaatgtaaataaaatgtCTAAGCTATACATACATTGACATTAGAGACGTTTCCTATCctagcaaaataaaaaaaaaaaatcatttctctttctaactttttttatgtttttgatttttctttaattacaactagagattgacccgcacgcccgtgcgagtgttaatttttactttcttataaatcgatattttatttttatgattagtattatatattttatatgtgtcataatataattaattgcataagtacttttagatttctatacatcataatcgaacctgaatcaaatagagtaatatgattacttttggttatttggttatttttagtttaatttgaatTCAACATACCTGAATTGAATCGGTTAATATTCTTACTTTTCATACAAATATCCGTACCGGCGTCAAATACAttagtttttggatatttgtaggTTTGTATATATCAAGACTGAATTCATCTGGACCCGATTCGAAACacacatgaaaatttataataccgaAATGAAGtctagtttcaaaactcaaaaagcatGATAACCCACAGAAATAACTCGTAGCTGAATAGTTATCCGAATGTCCATGTCTAACCGatacataagtaaataaaaaaaattgttaaccattttgaattcttatcacaaatagagtggtttcattcaaatatgtcgaattattatagttaatatgtaaataatcctggcaaaatattatagtaaatataattaatgagatagttaaaaagtgagaaaatgaatgtaaaagataaaataaaaaaaaattgaaaacaaataagttttgtttttcatgtcactattatatatcatatatatgtcatcatataattaatcatattttatatgtaccataatataagtaatcatataattaatattattttatacataccatcatataaataatcacatatattatatttataaacttaatatgaaatataaaaaccataatttaagttggtgtttttaattaagttatgtattgtatttttcttatatatagtgaaaatattttttaaatggttattggaaaatattttagtaaaattttttaaaaaaatatatatatatatatatatatatttgaatcaattatttatataaattaattttaaattattattttgatttgaattttgtatagaaataattaaaattgagaaaaatgaatgcaaaagataaaataaaaattgaaaacaaataaattttgttttgtacttcTGTAATAAATGAGATTaacttatttagtaaatataatagatgaagggttagaattgattaacaatataataaaaatcttttaaaaaatcaattaagaaAAGCAAGTATTATTTTCTACTGTTATTCATgcttccaaacaattctcatttatactactatccatgtttccaaacaattctcatttatactactatccaagtttccaaacaactctcaaatgtacttcagttttaataatatagattatctTAACAATCCACTTAAGAACCCATCAATAAAGATGCTCTAAGAACATGAGCAGTGGGTGTCTCTCATCCCATTTCTCATcgtcaaaataatattaaaaaaaattagaaaagaaaaaaagaagcaagaaaaaggagaaagacGTAACTCCAAGAAGAAACTTCCAACAGTAGTTTGAGATCATTTTTTCAAACATCATCTCAATGGTCCAATTTTAAGAAACTTAAACTTCATTTAAAttacttaataataataatataatatgtgtAAAATAGTTAAGGTAGATACTCTACCACTAAAAGATGTTCTAATGGAGAAAAGAGGACATTACATGATCGTTTTCCTTTGGTTGTCATTTTCTGTTTATTCATCATAAACATCcccacaaaaaataaaacaaaaaaatcgtAAGCATTTTCATGTTTATAAATTAGGCTCAGCTTTAATCATTCAAACATAATCAGGCTGTCTTAATCATGACTTGTTGTTATCATCCCCCTCGTTTGTATATTACCCACTtgatattcttttattttaacacAACAATGTCGGGAGGAAAAAAAATCTTGAGTTGGTCGTgttcatatatataagaatgaataaatacataaatcatATAACTTTATGCATATACAGCAAAACTCATGACATTATTCAGTTTACCgactttgttttattatttttggttatcATGTCCTATTCGAAAAGGTAAGAAGTCTAATGAGAATGTTAAAGTTATACAAGCTATTTGATAACGTGAATGCcttttatcatatataattGAATTTCCCGAATAAGTTTGTCGTGAATTGATTTGAAGATGTCATGTGAGTTTCAAAACTGATAAATACCCTTCATTTTTTACGCAAACTAAAATAGTAATTGAAATGTATTTATGTTCATAATAATTACATCTacttaactaaaaaaatttaagataaataaaattatttataaaataatgtattttataattaatatttaatttagaatAAGTATAAATTGCATTggaaatttcaaaataatatttttgtgtaataaaaaaaatgtcaaaatatatttgtgaaaataataaatctaaTGAAAAATGATCTCCGATATTGACTATTACTTAACTGCACAACCATTCTGTTAACTAGACAGAATTAATTAGAAACCGATTTCTGTTAACGGTGGAAGTTGGATTGATTCGAAACTTGTCGACTCCACCATAACATTTTAcaatactattaattatttcCTCCGTTGCTAAAAGATGTatgttctggaaaaaaaattgtttcaaaatgatacattttttatcttttcaatatatgattttatgaaaaattgtaagtttcaaaaaaaataatagtatttattgaatttctattggctaaaagttatggaaaattgttattcacaaaaaacaatatatatttaatgagttttcttaatatatgtgaaaagtctagaatatgcatcttttaaaaacagagggagtagtaaACAGAAGTATTTATTAGATCTCCTCAAGGGATATGACTAACAAATCATGTGTAttattgtttttcaaaaaaaaaacaaatgtgtATAATCAATTTCACGAACAGGTGGAACATCGCATGAGTGGACTGTGGACCGACCACTTCAATAATTTTAGATCGACGGTGGGTACTATAATAATGCATAACAAAAATGCCATAtattagttcaaaaaaaaattccataTGATTATGATAATGGCGTATTATGACAATTCCACCACTTTGCACATGCCACCTCCCACCATGGTCGAGCAAAGAAATGGCCCCAACATTGATCTGGTTATTTAGCCATCGAAGTTTTGTAGGACCCAAGTTTTGTTTCCAATTAGCTATAGATGTGTTAAGCAAAAAAGGAAGAAGTTATAGATGCTTTAGACGTTTTAGTATAATTTCATTATAGCATGTAGTATTTTagttttagtaatattatagtATATAGAAAGTGTACGAAAacgagttgacaaaaaaaaaagtgtacgACAAGTCGAAAACGCACTTATGGTTTAGTTTAAAAGCTGGCTATGAAAATGTTAGAGTTTGATGGTAAATGGTAATTAAGTATATCCAAATACATATCTTTACTTAAGAAATTGACATTTTCAGATGCTTTcttcatataatattttcagCTGCGAGCCTGCGACACATTAGTTCAAAAAGAACGTAGGCACATTGCATTTGCATATCGTACGTACGCACGGATTGTGTATTCGTACATCTCACTTTTTCAGTTTAGCAGCCGACaattatttattcttttattattattattttgaggTAAGtctgaatatataatatataatagagGAATTTTAGgagtaaaataatattcttttccaaacttttattatttttgtatattgaCTAGTGCTATATTCCAATCACTACTTGGAAAAATTGAATCAGATACCAAagcagaaatgaaaaaaaaaaaatctattcgTTTGTTAATTTGATGAATACAGTTTATCAAATTAACGCATCTTTTTTCTGCGTTCCCCACGTTCCCCACGGCACATGCAGTTTATTTCTTTTCATTAATTAACGGATGCAGAATTGCAGATGCAATTTCGATTATATTTAGCGAACACGCAACTCCCGTATGCATGGGTAAAACCGTAAAATGTAATCTATCTTTCTATAAACTATAGGCACTACTAAGATATGTTGGCCAACTCCAAGCACATATTCATTTGTTTCCAATGAGATATGCATCTCAAGGAATGCGAGTTACGTCATGCTCCTTGAATTACAAGTCCCAACACTGGATCGCATATACGTTTTGTTAAAATAAGCATATGTACAAGATTTTTTGGTCCAAGTGTATCCTAATCGATTAACTTGTTGGTTAACTCCAATTAAGAGAGGCATGGTAAATCTCTGGTTGTGACTCGGTAACAACTTAATGGAAACCACTTGGGCTAGTTTCTCCTACCAACTAATATGTATATTGGTTTTTAAGTTTTggtaaaccaaaccaaaatggTTTATCTTTCAAAATATCTCTCTGTCCCAACCAGATTCGTGAATCAGTACCGCTGGTCCAGTACCGCGCATTCTCCTCTTGAATAATGGTATtttcaaaactatatttttggcTATAGTAAACATATGCAACTTTAAAATGCTTAGAAATAAACCTAAAAGCAACCTCTTATTGCATAGAAGCTTAGCAGAgttcttaaacaaaaaaaatactaatatgtttgtttaagaaaattaaGATTACACCCCCCCCCCCTACAATAATACAAATGTCCTCGGACAGTTTTCAAAAGATTcttaaaagtttaatatactcattttaatttctttcttcattttcgattactttttttatatattcacaAGAACCTCATGTGAGATATTTCTACTGGAAGTTAGGAATCCAGATAATCTAGTCATTAATTCTCATTTATATTTTACCTCAAAAAGAAAATCTTATTTATACCCTTCACGTAGCTCGAAGGAGACTTGGATAGAGAGATGAAAACCCACTattcaaattatttaaaaattgtaattttagaatcagttcaaaaaatatatatttaatttaattcattaaaggaaacgttaagaaaacaaaagcatTTGTCGTTTTTCTAAATCATCCATGTTCCACATGTTGGGAACcgtaaataaatagttttaactgggtggaattttttaaaaaaatttggcaAGCAGGCCAACAAAGTAaagtaaaagaaagaaaaaatgaaaagtaaagTTTAGCAGAAGTTCTccgaaagaaagagaaataaatcCCACTTGCGTAAATAATCATACCTCGAACAATGTATTCATCACCTTACTTCATTTCGAATCTGATTATTCTTTCCGTTTTAATTTAGATGTTGTTATAAGGCAAACTTTTATTAACTTATTTGTTACCTTtatctaaattaaaaataatcaatgtaataaattttaaaattttaaaattaaataaacatttacctatttttaatttgtgtaaaaaaaataaatattattttttaaaagagaaaaccTTAAAATAAACAGTTggattttatgaattttttttctaaaacatgttagtttttttttctccatgTATACTTGAACGTTCAAGTCAAATtcatttctctgtttttcttcttttttcttaacttttttgtcagcaaaaataaaattgttttcctggctcttaattttttttctctctctctctctcctttgcctttgtctttttattaacgtgtgttctgtcttttttttttgtcaacacgtGTGTTCAGTCTTTTCacttgtattatatttttattaattcatttaacttttttttttttgaaaaattttcatttaatattttcacttgtattatattttgtaaccgcgtaatttcaaaatataacgtCTTCCTGATTACCAACTAGAGGAATGCATAAGACAAATAATTGAAACGGTCATTCTAACTATAAAATACCCAATGTTTCATACCTATTTTTCAGAGAAAGAAAAACCATAGGAAGCATTTTATACttagatttctttttttttctttttgaagagGTAGTAATAGAACTTAAAACGTGTCAATAACTAATGGAAATACTGTACCTGGTAAAAACAAAGAAATGGTACTAGTGTTGCTTTACTAATGCTAACACCTAAAATGGTTTATACACACAATAAAAGcgatataaacacacatacATAAAATTCAACAAGAAAACACTGAAAACTTGTATAACAAAAGGTTATTATGGTAATCAACTTATAATTTGGATGTCCTCAAAAGCCGTGAGTTAAAACTAAAATAGTCTCGCTAAAGTCGGTGAAAATGATAATTTGTTTTCAAGCCTCAGTGACATGTTTAATGTTTTGATTAACTAATGGAAAATCATGACGAGGTTATCTCGATGAATATGTTGGCTGTGACCTGTGAGATGTGTGATCTGTGATTAGTTTAAGCCTTTAAGGTATGGCCAGGTAATAAGAAGCAGTCTCTTTCCATGTGAAATCAAAAGATGTGAAACGACCGCCGGATCTGATTATCTCCCGTAATCTACAAGCTCGTTTTGGAAGGCTAATCCTAAGGTCAATACAACACCAAGATACTGTCAAATCTCTATGACAACAAcaactagttttttttcttttctccctctctcttgcaatatttataaaataaagatgAAGGGAGCATCCTTAACCTCATTGATAATCGAGTCCAAGAAGGCAAGAAACGTTACTTTTATttcaaagataaaaatatatgctTACATATCTTCTTAAGAATCTAGATATATTTTGGACACGCAATTCATATTCCAGAAttttgtgaatatatattttgaaattattataaatttatttgtaaaataaaatcatcggcataatttattaattgtTGGCTGTTATTCATGGGTTATATAGCAACTATCAAAGCTTGCATGCATAATTCACTCTGCAAATcagaatttcaaaatattaagcAAATAAGATTTCTTTCCGGATAATGCGAAAACTTGAAAAAGCATTCACATGTTTCTCCCTTCTGACATGCacaaagcaaaagaaattttgctttttaaaataatatttgatacTAAATcacataataattaaaatactaaaaaaatagaTATCTTGACCAAATAATCTCTATATATACATTTCAGAGTCTCCATTTCGCTTATCACCCTCActatcgtctctctctctctaacgaTATAacagcttctctctctctctttctctttcttgaaTACAATGGCTGAAACAACTCCATTAAAGCGCCACCGAGAAGAAGAAACCCTAGCCGAAGAAGAAACCAATAAACGACAAAAGCCATCTTCTTCCTCATACAATGACCAGATTCTCTGTCTCCTCGACGATTCAGACGAACTTAACCTACCCAACAACGATCTAGCTTCTTTTATACACACTCTTCAGCAAGATATCTCATCAGATGACCAAAACGGTGTCGTCTCTAGAGTCTCCAACGTGGAAGATTCGTCGACTTCGTGTGTTTCCTCGAAGGAAGACGATGTTGACGAAGAGAGCAAGGAGAAAGTGATGCAGCATCTTTTGGAAGCTTCTGACGACGAACTAGGGCTTCCTAGCAACGAATTTGGCGAGAGCAATTATGAGATGATTAAGAATGATGTTAGTCAGGATTATATTTATGGAGATAGTTTGTTAGATGGGTTTGGTGATGCGTTTTGGGAGCTTGAAGATGAAGCTGCTAATTATTACACGTTGCTCCAGTCTCAGCTGTTCTTGTAGAAATCTTAAGGATAAATCTGGGggaaaacttaatatgaaagaAAAGgccaattaaaaaatttaaataagtgGGTCGGTTTTCTAtatgaaaaatcaaatcatttttaagGCACACTTTGGTTTCGGCGGAGCTACAAAatagtttcattttaattatttgattaatatgtaGTGGACAAATGATAatggtattattattattttttattaattgtttcttTACTCCTACTACTCGCTAGTGCGTCGAGAGATCGCAAAGACTACAGCATGggattttatttatattcttcAATATATtgtgaatgaaaaaaaaaacaatatattgtgAATGAATAAGAAATGTGGCATATTGATGGAAGTAATGCATAAGTATAATAATTTAACTAAGAAAGTATAATTTAAGTACCGAATAAACTTGATTTGAGTCAAAAATCGTTTCTCGTGAAATGAATCCAAGCGAAACAAAAGGAGGTTTCACGTTGCCCAAACTTAGTGTTATATATGTTTTGGAGCTTTCGATTGATCTTTTATATTTCGTatagtttttaactttttattttgcaTGCTATGATAACATGTTTGGCTTGTCCCATAGAACACTTATCCTTAGGAATTAGTCTGATCTTTCTATAGGTTCGagatacttcttttttttttttgaacaatttCGAGATACTTctaaattagtaaaaaaaaatgtttcggAATTATCTGAGAAAACCAAACTGAGTTGTACTATCATGAGTTGTACTACTTATGAGCTGACGAGGACGAAGAAAAATCTAGTCTTTAAAGTAGGATTTTCCCTAGAGCTGCGGGCTGCCGATAAGGAGTTGGGCCATTGAAAAATATCAGTGTCCGATCCTACAACAAAGATACATGAAGAAAGATAGTGGAAGACAAGCCCAAAACAAAAGCAGAATCAGCTTTGATTAAATCAACCCGAGACTATTATTGTTTACCAACATATTTATCCAGGCAGCAAAAACTGAGAAAACAACAATTTCCAGCAAAATTAGCTTGAGACTTGATCAGTTTATTCTGGTTTATCACGCATCTTAATCTAATGTATAGTTCATAGTCAATAAAAATGCTTTTTAAAACCATACTTTTAATCTGTTTTCTGAATTGGTAAGTGCTAATACACATTATTACTATGATGATGTTtcattaaactatttttcacaACTACAAACTGTTTGACGTACATCAATAAAACTTTTATTTGACACGATACTTTGTGAGAGTATATCTTTTCTGTTATAAACATAATTATTAATCAATAAGATTGTGGTGGACAAACTGTTAAATCAGTTTATGACAATaacaactaaaaataaatagaacGCCGTGGCCAAAAAAATTTGGAAGTTCTCAGTAAAATAATGTGATAAACATACatacttaaaattattttaaaacaccgaatttatatattttcaaaattcagaaccattaattagaaaatatcctttcttcaaacaaaaaatagaaaatatccAAAACAGAAGGTGCATCGATAAAGTTGAAAAAGGCAAATACGAAGTGCCGATCAAAAGAATGCGAATTTTGAAGGAGCTAAACAAGTAGAGCCAATTAAATTTGCGagaatatatatgcatattggCCGTACTATTTgaattatatatcttatatcCAGGGGCGAAGCTAGGAGTTAATTATAGGGGGTGCATAATTcataaaggaaaaaataaatggTTGAGTAGATATCGAACCTTGGATGTTTGGGAGTGCACATAAAGACTTTAACCATTTAGATAACTGGAACTTACAACTTTTACATACAAAACTTGTtaatattgataaaattatGGGTGCACTTGCACCCACAACTGTCTTACTATATCAAGTGATACGAGTTAGTGATATCAAGTGATCACGAGTAAGTGCCATCTCTCACGGTCGCCCAAGGGCTGATATGTTCACAAAGACTGATCTGACCAGTTTCATGTCTATGAATGATTGTTTTTTCAAgcacatataatttttttttccgtaGAGCCTATTCTCGTGGAgaaccatcatcatatattgcAAAACTGCGGCTTCAAAGAGCGGTTATGTAATCACAACAACAATTGACAACATCGCTCTTGTTcttgtattcttttttttttctttgtagccGATAAATTCTGAATCTTGAACAATCACTTACGATCTGTAAATTTGTAACTAAGCccatcattatatcatatagtttttcttttaataaagcaTATTCCAGTGGATTACCATATTGCAAAACTATGGTTTCGAAGAGCGGTTATATAATCTCAAAACAATACACTACTGCTCTT
It encodes:
- the LOC103835620 gene encoding uncharacterized protein LOC103835620 produces the protein MAETTPLKRHREEETLAEEETNKRQKPSSSSYNDQILCLLDDSDELNLPNNDLASFIHTLQQDISSDDQNGVVSRVSNVEDSSTSCVSSKEDDVDEESKEKVMQHLLEASDDELGLPSNEFGESNYEMIKNDVSQDYIYGDSLLDGFGDAFWELEDEAANYYTLLQSQLFL